A genomic region of Arachis stenosperma cultivar V10309 chromosome 9, arast.V10309.gnm1.PFL2, whole genome shotgun sequence contains the following coding sequences:
- the LOC130949951 gene encoding uncharacterized protein LOC130949951, with the protein MEMEQPISRVFGVERGGVTCKETPTPKSVSCTAAITPPPFLKHQHSLTLSQCNKHTRILREREPERYRSERRGNPRENEGAGGGRSSRHAREPPLPRAVNPVVPTAAVRAVVLATKPAPPSQVPLRHCGYALMCMWRAHIRGLLPFPTLVTSMAALAEVPWLDDDVIPPPPDDDDKEVTIPWGGWVHEKPPARRRSRARAVVGTAGPAERLHVRRRLDRMDQALISLGVELPPLPDSPASDEQDHQEEAAEAPTQQDAPPVAPDTTEIPQTHEEPVPQPQPVPQPDSAATVVPSTDPPV; encoded by the exons ATGGAGATGGAGCAGCCAATTTCCCGAGTTTTCGGTGTGGAGAGAGGAGGTGTCACCTGCAAAGAAACTCCGACGCCCAAGTCAGTGTCGTGTACAG CCGCCATTACCCCTCCCCCCTTTCTGAAACACCAACACAGCCTCACCCTCTCTCAATGTAACAAACACACACGCATACTGAGGGAACGAGAACCAGAGAGATATAGATCAGAGAGAAGAGGGAATCCGAGAGAGAACGAGGGCGCCGGTGGAGGGAGGAGCTCGCGCCATGCTCGTGAACCGCCGCTTCCTCGCGCCGTGAATCCCGTCGTCCCTACCGCAGCCGTCCGCGCTGTCGTTCTTGCCACGAAGCCAGCGCCGCCGAGCCAAGTGCCATTGCGTCATTGCGGCT atgccttgatgtgtatGTGGCGagcgcatattcgtggcctacttccatTCCCTACTTTGGTCACTAGTATGGCCGCCCTAGCTGAGGTACCCTGGTTGGATGATGATGTGATACCACCACCCCCAGATGACGATGACAAGGAGGTTACTATTccttggggtggttgggtgcacgagaagcCCCCAGCTAGACGCCGTTCCAGGGCTAGAGCAGTAGTGGGGACAGCAGGACC AGCGGAGAGGCTCCATGTCAGACGCCGACTGGATCGGATGGATCAGGCGCTCATCTCTCTTGGCGTTGAGTTACCTCCGCTTCCAGActctccggcctccgatgagcaggatcatcaggaggaggcTGCGGAGGCGCCGACTCAGCAGGATGCACCTCCAGTTGCTCCAGACACTACAGAGATACCACAGACCCATgaggagccggtcccacagccaCAGCCGGTCCCACAGCCAGATTCAGCAGCTACCGTTGTACCTtccactgatcctccggtttag